The genomic stretch GGGTTAAACGTCTTGGGTTATCATTTGGTTAATACTTTCATTCATATCCTGAACGGTATCCTTGTCTGGTGGTTTGTGATTCTAACATTCAGAACGCCGATGATGAAGCGGTCTGCTATCGGGCGGGAGCAGATATTCTTTATTGCCCTTATATCTTCCCTTATTTTTGTTGCCCACCCGGTTCAGACCCAGGCCGTTACCTACATTGTTCAGAGGCTTGCATCCCTTGCTACACTGTTTTATCTTCTTTCTCTTTGCCTTTTCATAAAATGGAGGCTGTCCTCTACTACTAAGTCCAATCTGATTTTTTATCTTCTTGCGATTATCTCTTCAATCCTTGCGATGAAGACAAAGGAGATAAGTTTTACACTCCCATTTGTAATTCTGTTATATGAGTTTTTCTTTTTCAGGGACAGGTTATTAAAGAGGGCATATTTTCTTGTCCCTTTCCTATTAACGCTACTGATTATTCCTATGACTATTGTTAATGTGTCTAAACCATTGGGGAAAACAATGGCAGGGGAGCTGAGCAGGGCATCACATTTGGCCGCGGAGAATGTTTCAAGAACGGATTATATCCTGACGCAGTTTAGGGTGATAGTGACTTATATCAGGTTGTTGTTTTTTCCTGTGAATCAGATGCTTGATTATGACTACCCGATTTTCCATTCCTTTCTAATTCCAGAGGTTATTTTATCATTTCTATTCCTAGTAGTTATTATATGTTTTGGAGTATATCTATTGGTACGGTTTCTTAAAGGAGGGAATGGTTATGCACTATTAGTGTCTTTTGGGATATTCTGGTTTTTTATCACCCTCTCTGTTGAATCAAGTATCATCCCCATAAGTGATGTTATATTTGAGCACAGGCTTTATCTGCCGAGTGTCGGCGCTGTAACGGCCTTTGGTTCTACTGTAATGTATGCGGTTGAGGAGATAAATAAAAGGATTCAACGCGGGAATTCATTAATCATTTCCTGTATTGCTATACTATGTGTTGTCCTCCCGCTTTCTATTACCACATATCAGCGTAATATGGTCTGGAAGAATGACATAACACTATGGGAAGATGTGGTCAGAAAGAGTCCGTACAATGCTAGGGGGTATAATAACCTCGGTTCTGCTTATGATAAAGCGGGACGCACAATTGAAGCGGTCAGGGAGTTTAAGATTGCCCTGAGGCTTGCCCCTGATTATTGGGATGCCCATTATAATCTCGGTATTATTTATTCCAGACAGGGCCATATAGATGAGGCTATTGAAGAATACAAAACTGCCTTGAAGTATAACCCTATATATGCGGATGGTCATAATATTCTTGGGATTATCTATGCAAATAATGGCCGTATGGATGAGGCGATAGAGGAATTCAAGACAACATTAAAGTTGGTGCCTGACCATAAATATGCATCTTCAAACCTCAACCTTGCAAATCAGAAAAAAATAAGTAAGAGGGGTAAATAGGTTATATTGTATCATCATCGGAATATGGTATAATGGCACATTTGTTGCTACTACATAATAATACTGTAATGAAAGGATGCACTAATGTCTAAGAAAGCTTTAGTAACCGGCATTACCGGCCAGGATGGTTCTTACATGGCAGAACTTCTTCTTTCAAAAGGATATGAAGTACACGGACTCATACGACGGGCAAGCACCTTTAACACCGGCAGAATAGACCACATTTATGTAGACCCCCATGACCCGACGGCAAAGCTTTTTCTTCACTATGGCGACCTTTCAGATGC from Nitrospirota bacterium encodes the following:
- a CDS encoding tetratricopeptide repeat protein, with amino-acid sequence MRAAIIDRETYRQPKAQFLITFILITLLTFIIYSNSFSSSFHFDDRAIIIENKGIQSLSNLLKFPFSGNRYIGVFSFAINYYFGGLNVLGYHLVNTFIHILNGILVWWFVILTFRTPMMKRSAIGREQIFFIALISSLIFVAHPVQTQAVTYIVQRLASLATLFYLLSLCLFIKWRLSSTTKSNLIFYLLAIISSILAMKTKEISFTLPFVILLYEFFFFRDRLLKRAYFLVPFLLTLLIIPMTIVNVSKPLGKTMAGELSRASHLAAENVSRTDYILTQFRVIVTYIRLLFFPVNQMLDYDYPIFHSFLIPEVILSFLFLVVIICFGVYLLVRFLKGGNGYALLVSFGIFWFFITLSVESSIIPISDVIFEHRLYLPSVGAVTAFGSTVMYAVEEINKRIQRGNSLIISCIAILCVVLPLSITTYQRNMVWKNDITLWEDVVRKSPYNARGYNNLGSAYDKAGRTIEAVREFKIALRLAPDYWDAHYNLGIIYSRQGHIDEAIEEYKTALKYNPIYADGHNILGIIYANNGRMDEAIEEFKTTLKLVPDHKYASSNLNLANQKKISKRGK